A section of the Cervus canadensis isolate Bull #8, Minnesota chromosome 8, ASM1932006v1, whole genome shotgun sequence genome encodes:
- the SYNPO2L gene encoding synaptopodin 2-like protein isoform X2, whose product MHEIRRRSQAGRAGLRERDQLLAINGVSCTSLSHASAMSLIDASGNQLVLTVRRVEDEGPVRSPSPGEMLQALSPLSPLSPEPPGAPVSQPLQPGSLLSPPDSEAYYGETDSDADGPATQEKPRRPRRRGPARPTPPGAPPDEVYLSDSPAEPAPAALGPPSQGDSRVSSPSWEDGTTLQPPPAEALLLPHGPLRPGPHLIPMVGPVPHPVAEDLTTTYTQKAKQAKLQRAESLQERSVKEAKTKCRTIASLLTAAPNPHSKGVLMFKKRRQRAKKYTLVSFGAAAGTGAEEEDGLPPTSESELDEEAFSDARSLTNQTDWDSPYLDMELARPSSGTAESPGLGGQLSEASGRGAQLFEQQRQRTASITQQLAQEGPAATLNGQGLQSPPRPQSAPPEAAVLPPSPSPAPVASPRPFLAGCGTSTSAPSIFNRSARPFTPGLQGQRSGTTSVIFRPLAPKRANESLGGLSSAPPPFLSPPQGTTPVPSFTSGVPSHVPVPASPSTPRPSGPVTATSSLYIPAPNRPVTPGGAPEPPAPASGAAMTSTASIFLSSPLRPAARPEAPALSSAAPEPPSAREQRISVPAARTGILQEARRRGTRRQMFRSGNEETKNSPNPELLSLVQNLDEKPRAGGAESGPEEDALSLGAEACNFMQPPGGRSYKTLPHVTAKTPPPMAPKTPPPTAPKTPPPVAPKPPSRGFLDGLVNGAAPSAGIPETPRLQGRGGELFAKRQSRADRYVVEAPPGPGLGPRPRSPSPTPSLPSSWKYSPNIRAPPPIAYNPLLSPFFPQAARTLPSKTQSQGPRAAPKQGIKALDFMRHQPYQLKTAMFCFDEVPPTPGPTSSGPPKTARVQEIRRFSTPAPQPTAEPLAPTVLAPRAATTLDEPIWRTELASAPVLSPPPPPESPRGLGTSPSSCGFQVARPRFSATRTGLQAHVWRPGAGHH is encoded by the exons ATGCATGAA ATCCGAAGACGGAGCCAGGCGGGCAGAGCAGGACTCCGAGAGAGGGATCAGCTTTTGGCCATCaatggggtctcctgcaccaGCCTCTCTCATGCCAGTGCCATGAGCCTTATCGATGCCTCAGGGAATCAGCTTGTTCTCACCGTGCGGCG GGTAGAGGACGAGGGACCTGTGCGATCTCCATCCCCGGGTGAGATGCTTCAGGCACTGTCACCCTTGTCTCCGCTGAGTCCTGAGCCCCCAGGAGCTCCAGTTTCCCAGCCTCTCCAGCCCGGGAGCCTCCTCTCGCCCCCTGACAGTGAGGCTTACTATGGAGAGACAGACAGTGATGCTGACGGCCCAGCCACCCAGGAAAAGCCCCGCCGACCCCGCCGCCGAGGCCCCGCAAGGCCCACCCCTCCAGGAGCCCCACCGGATGAGGTCTACCTGTCTGACAGCCCTGCAGAGCCGGCACCTGCTGCCCTTGGCCCTCCCAGCCAGGGTGACAGTCGTGTGAGCTCCCCATCTTGGGAGGATGGGACAACTCTTCAGCCACCCCCCGCCGAGGCCCTGCTGTTGCCCCATGGCCCCCTCCGGCCTGGCCCTCATCTCATCCCTATGGTGGGGCCTGTTCCCCACCCAGTGGCAGAAGATCTTACCACCACCTATACCCAGAAGGCCAAACAAGCCA aGCTACAAAGGGCAGAGAGCCTCCAAGAGAGGAGTGTGAAGGAGGCCAAGACCAAATGCCGGACGATTGCATCCCTGCTCACCgcagcccccaacccccactccaAGGGGGTACTGATGTTTAAGAAACGTCGGCAGAGAGCCAAGAAGTACACCCTAGTGAGCTTTGGGGCTGCCGCGGGGACCGGCGCTGAGGAGGAGGACGGCTTGCCTCCAACCAGTGAGTCCGAGCTGGACGAAGAGGCTTTCTCCGACGCCCGCAGCCTCACCAACCAGACCGACTGGGACAGCCCCTACCTGGACATGGAGCTAGCCAGGCCGAGCTCAGGCACAGCAGAGAGCCCGGGGCTGGGAGGGCAGCTGAGTGAGGCCTCCGGGCGAGGGGCCCAACTCTTTGAACAGCAGCGCCAGCGCACAGCCTCCATCACCCAGCAGCTGGCCCAGGAAGGTCCAGCGGCCACGCTCAACGGGCAGGGCCTGCAGTCTCCACCTCGGCCACAAAGCGCTCCGCCAGAGGCGGCTGTGCTCCCACCCAGCCCTTCGCCAGCCCCTGTAGCCAGCCCCAGACCTTTCCTCGCTGGCTGTGGAACCTCTACCTCAGCTCCAAGCATCTTTAACCGTTCAGCTAGGCCCTTTACTCCCGGCTTACAAGGGCAGCGGTCAGGTACCACCTCGGTTATTTTCCGGCCCCTAGCTCCCAAGAGGGCAAATGAGAGCCTGGGAGGCCTCAGCTCCGCCCCACCGCCTTTCCTGTCTCCTCCGCAGGGTACCACTCCTGTGCCCAGCTTCACTTCAGGGGTTCCCAGCCACGTGCCAGTCCCCGCTTCCCCCAGCACCCCACGCCCCTCCGGCCCCGTGACGGCCACCAGCTCCCTATACATCCCAGCCCCTAATCGTCCTGTTACACCAGGCGGGGCCCcagagccccccgcccccgctaGCGGAGCTGCCATGACCTCCACCGCTTCTATCTTCCTGTCGTCGCCTCTGCGACCTGCTGCGCGCCCAGAAGCGCCTGCCCTTAGCTCCGCGGCCCCTGAGCCCCCCAGCGCTCGGGAGCAACGCATCTCCGTGCCAGCTGCTCGCACGGGCATCCTCCAGGAGGCCCGGCGTCGGGGAACCAGAAGGCAGATGTTCCGGTCGGGAAATGAGGAGACGAAGAATTCGCCCAACCCCGAGCTGCTATCGTTGGTGCAAAACCTGGATGAAAAACCCCGGGCTGGGGGCGCGGAATCTGGGCCAGAGGAGGATGCTCTGAGCCTCGGGGCTGAAGCCTGCAACTTCATGCAGCCACCAGGGGGCAGGAGTTACAAGACGTTGCCTCACGTGACAGCTAAAACCCCGCCTCCAATGGCCCCCAAGACCCCACCCCCTACGGCTCCTAAGACTCCACCCCCAGTGGCTCCTAAGCCCCCTTCTCGAGGGTTCCTCGATGGGTTAGTGAACGGGGCGGCCCCTTCGGCTGGAATCCCTGAAACACCAAGGcttcaggggaggggaggggagctgtTTGCCAAACGTCAGAGCCGAGCGGACAGGTATGTGGTGGAAGCTCCACCTGGTCCTGGCCTTGGCCCTCGGCCCAGAAGCCCTTCTCCTACCCCCTCACTGCCCTCTTCCTGGAAATATTCACCCAATATACGTGCCCCACCTCCAATTGCTTACAACCCACTGCTCTCACCCTTTTTCCCTCAAGCTGCCCGAACTCTCCCTAGTAAGACCCAATCCCAAGGGCCTCGGGCAGCCCCTAAACAGGGCATTAAGGCTCTGGATTTCATGCGGCACCAGCCCTACCAACTTAAAACTGCCATGTTCTGTTTTGATGAGGTTCCCCCGACTCCTGGACCCACCTCCTCAGGGCCTCCCAAAACTGCCAGAGTCCAGGAGATCCGCCGATTTTCAACTCCAGCGCCGCAGCCCACTGCGGAACCCCTGGCCCCCACTGTGCTCGCCCCCAGAGCAGCCACTACATTGGATGAGCCCATCTGGAGGACAGAGCTGGCCTCAGCCCCTGTCCTtagcccaccccctcctccagagTCTCCCAGAGGTCTTGGGacctcccccagctcctgtgGCTTCCAAGTAGCCAGGCCCCGGTTCTCAGCTACCAGAACAGGGTTGCAGGCTCATGTGTGGAGGCCTGGGGCAGGCCACCACTGA
- the SYNPO2L gene encoding synaptopodin 2-like protein isoform X3, which produces MGAEEEVLVTLSGGAPWGFRLQGGAEQRKPLQVSKIRRRSQAGRAGLRERDQLLAINGVSCTSLSHASAMSLIDASGNQLVLTVRRVEDEGPVRSPSPGEMLQALSPLSPLSPEPPGAPVSQPLQPGSLLSPPDSEAYYGETDSDADGPATQEKPRRPRRRGPARPTPPGAPPDEVYLSDSPAEPAPAALGPPSQGDSRVSSPSWEDGTTLQPPPAEALLLPHGPLRPGPHLIPMVGPVPHPVAEDLTTTYTQKAKQAKLQRAESLQERSVKEAKTKCRTIASLLTAAPNPHSKGVLMFKKRRQRAKKYTLVSFGAAAGTGAEEEDGLPPTSESELDEEAFSDARSLTNQTDWDSPYLDMELARPSSGTAESPGLGGQLSEASGRGAQLFEQQRQRTASITQQLAQEGPAATLNGQGLQSPPRPQSAPPEAAVLPPSPSPAPVASPRPFLAGCGTSTSAPSIFNRSARPFTPGLQGQRSGTTSVIFRPLAPKRANESLGGLSSAPPPFLSPPQGTTPVPSFTSGVPSHVPVPASPSTPRPSGPVTATSSLYIPAPNRPVTPGGAPEPPAPASGAAMTSTASIFLSSPLRPAARPEAPALSSAAPEPPSAREQRISVPAARTGILQEARRRGTRRQMFRSGNEETKNSPNPELLSLVQNLDEKPRAGGAESGPEEDALSLGAEACNFMQPPGGRSYKTLPHVTAKTPPPMAPKTPPPTAPKTPPPVAPKPPSRGFLDGLVNGAAPSAGIPETPRLQGRGGELFAKRQSRADSAAPTPAQLGFSSHSSPVLQSCWTPGRADHRLNSRFPLPPCPGSIHLHNATLRDPGPE; this is translated from the exons ATGGGTGCTGAGGAGGAGGTGCTGGTCACACTGTCAGGGGGAGCCCCCTGGGGTTTCCGACTTCAGGGGGGGGCCGAGCAGAGGAAACCTTTACAGGTATCCAAG ATCCGAAGACGGAGCCAGGCGGGCAGAGCAGGACTCCGAGAGAGGGATCAGCTTTTGGCCATCaatggggtctcctgcaccaGCCTCTCTCATGCCAGTGCCATGAGCCTTATCGATGCCTCAGGGAATCAGCTTGTTCTCACCGTGCGGCG GGTAGAGGACGAGGGACCTGTGCGATCTCCATCCCCGGGTGAGATGCTTCAGGCACTGTCACCCTTGTCTCCGCTGAGTCCTGAGCCCCCAGGAGCTCCAGTTTCCCAGCCTCTCCAGCCCGGGAGCCTCCTCTCGCCCCCTGACAGTGAGGCTTACTATGGAGAGACAGACAGTGATGCTGACGGCCCAGCCACCCAGGAAAAGCCCCGCCGACCCCGCCGCCGAGGCCCCGCAAGGCCCACCCCTCCAGGAGCCCCACCGGATGAGGTCTACCTGTCTGACAGCCCTGCAGAGCCGGCACCTGCTGCCCTTGGCCCTCCCAGCCAGGGTGACAGTCGTGTGAGCTCCCCATCTTGGGAGGATGGGACAACTCTTCAGCCACCCCCCGCCGAGGCCCTGCTGTTGCCCCATGGCCCCCTCCGGCCTGGCCCTCATCTCATCCCTATGGTGGGGCCTGTTCCCCACCCAGTGGCAGAAGATCTTACCACCACCTATACCCAGAAGGCCAAACAAGCCA aGCTACAAAGGGCAGAGAGCCTCCAAGAGAGGAGTGTGAAGGAGGCCAAGACCAAATGCCGGACGATTGCATCCCTGCTCACCgcagcccccaacccccactccaAGGGGGTACTGATGTTTAAGAAACGTCGGCAGAGAGCCAAGAAGTACACCCTAGTGAGCTTTGGGGCTGCCGCGGGGACCGGCGCTGAGGAGGAGGACGGCTTGCCTCCAACCAGTGAGTCCGAGCTGGACGAAGAGGCTTTCTCCGACGCCCGCAGCCTCACCAACCAGACCGACTGGGACAGCCCCTACCTGGACATGGAGCTAGCCAGGCCGAGCTCAGGCACAGCAGAGAGCCCGGGGCTGGGAGGGCAGCTGAGTGAGGCCTCCGGGCGAGGGGCCCAACTCTTTGAACAGCAGCGCCAGCGCACAGCCTCCATCACCCAGCAGCTGGCCCAGGAAGGTCCAGCGGCCACGCTCAACGGGCAGGGCCTGCAGTCTCCACCTCGGCCACAAAGCGCTCCGCCAGAGGCGGCTGTGCTCCCACCCAGCCCTTCGCCAGCCCCTGTAGCCAGCCCCAGACCTTTCCTCGCTGGCTGTGGAACCTCTACCTCAGCTCCAAGCATCTTTAACCGTTCAGCTAGGCCCTTTACTCCCGGCTTACAAGGGCAGCGGTCAGGTACCACCTCGGTTATTTTCCGGCCCCTAGCTCCCAAGAGGGCAAATGAGAGCCTGGGAGGCCTCAGCTCCGCCCCACCGCCTTTCCTGTCTCCTCCGCAGGGTACCACTCCTGTGCCCAGCTTCACTTCAGGGGTTCCCAGCCACGTGCCAGTCCCCGCTTCCCCCAGCACCCCACGCCCCTCCGGCCCCGTGACGGCCACCAGCTCCCTATACATCCCAGCCCCTAATCGTCCTGTTACACCAGGCGGGGCCCcagagccccccgcccccgctaGCGGAGCTGCCATGACCTCCACCGCTTCTATCTTCCTGTCGTCGCCTCTGCGACCTGCTGCGCGCCCAGAAGCGCCTGCCCTTAGCTCCGCGGCCCCTGAGCCCCCCAGCGCTCGGGAGCAACGCATCTCCGTGCCAGCTGCTCGCACGGGCATCCTCCAGGAGGCCCGGCGTCGGGGAACCAGAAGGCAGATGTTCCGGTCGGGAAATGAGGAGACGAAGAATTCGCCCAACCCCGAGCTGCTATCGTTGGTGCAAAACCTGGATGAAAAACCCCGGGCTGGGGGCGCGGAATCTGGGCCAGAGGAGGATGCTCTGAGCCTCGGGGCTGAAGCCTGCAACTTCATGCAGCCACCAGGGGGCAGGAGTTACAAGACGTTGCCTCACGTGACAGCTAAAACCCCGCCTCCAATGGCCCCCAAGACCCCACCCCCTACGGCTCCTAAGACTCCACCCCCAGTGGCTCCTAAGCCCCCTTCTCGAGGGTTCCTCGATGGGTTAGTGAACGGGGCGGCCCCTTCGGCTGGAATCCCTGAAACACCAAGGcttcaggggaggggaggggagctgtTTGCCAAACGTCAGAGCCGAGCGGACAG
- the SYNPO2L gene encoding synaptopodin 2-like protein isoform X1, producing MGAEEEVLVTLSGGAPWGFRLQGGAEQRKPLQVSKIRRRSQAGRAGLRERDQLLAINGVSCTSLSHASAMSLIDASGNQLVLTVRRVEDEGPVRSPSPGEMLQALSPLSPLSPEPPGAPVSQPLQPGSLLSPPDSEAYYGETDSDADGPATQEKPRRPRRRGPARPTPPGAPPDEVYLSDSPAEPAPAALGPPSQGDSRVSSPSWEDGTTLQPPPAEALLLPHGPLRPGPHLIPMVGPVPHPVAEDLTTTYTQKAKQAKLQRAESLQERSVKEAKTKCRTIASLLTAAPNPHSKGVLMFKKRRQRAKKYTLVSFGAAAGTGAEEEDGLPPTSESELDEEAFSDARSLTNQTDWDSPYLDMELARPSSGTAESPGLGGQLSEASGRGAQLFEQQRQRTASITQQLAQEGPAATLNGQGLQSPPRPQSAPPEAAVLPPSPSPAPVASPRPFLAGCGTSTSAPSIFNRSARPFTPGLQGQRSGTTSVIFRPLAPKRANESLGGLSSAPPPFLSPPQGTTPVPSFTSGVPSHVPVPASPSTPRPSGPVTATSSLYIPAPNRPVTPGGAPEPPAPASGAAMTSTASIFLSSPLRPAARPEAPALSSAAPEPPSAREQRISVPAARTGILQEARRRGTRRQMFRSGNEETKNSPNPELLSLVQNLDEKPRAGGAESGPEEDALSLGAEACNFMQPPGGRSYKTLPHVTAKTPPPMAPKTPPPTAPKTPPPVAPKPPSRGFLDGLVNGAAPSAGIPETPRLQGRGGELFAKRQSRADRYVVEAPPGPGLGPRPRSPSPTPSLPSSWKYSPNIRAPPPIAYNPLLSPFFPQAARTLPSKTQSQGPRAAPKQGIKALDFMRHQPYQLKTAMFCFDEVPPTPGPTSSGPPKTARVQEIRRFSTPAPQPTAEPLAPTVLAPRAATTLDEPIWRTELASAPVLSPPPPPESPRGLGTSPSSCGFQVARPRFSATRTGLQAHVWRPGAGHH from the exons ATGGGTGCTGAGGAGGAGGTGCTGGTCACACTGTCAGGGGGAGCCCCCTGGGGTTTCCGACTTCAGGGGGGGGCCGAGCAGAGGAAACCTTTACAGGTATCCAAG ATCCGAAGACGGAGCCAGGCGGGCAGAGCAGGACTCCGAGAGAGGGATCAGCTTTTGGCCATCaatggggtctcctgcaccaGCCTCTCTCATGCCAGTGCCATGAGCCTTATCGATGCCTCAGGGAATCAGCTTGTTCTCACCGTGCGGCG GGTAGAGGACGAGGGACCTGTGCGATCTCCATCCCCGGGTGAGATGCTTCAGGCACTGTCACCCTTGTCTCCGCTGAGTCCTGAGCCCCCAGGAGCTCCAGTTTCCCAGCCTCTCCAGCCCGGGAGCCTCCTCTCGCCCCCTGACAGTGAGGCTTACTATGGAGAGACAGACAGTGATGCTGACGGCCCAGCCACCCAGGAAAAGCCCCGCCGACCCCGCCGCCGAGGCCCCGCAAGGCCCACCCCTCCAGGAGCCCCACCGGATGAGGTCTACCTGTCTGACAGCCCTGCAGAGCCGGCACCTGCTGCCCTTGGCCCTCCCAGCCAGGGTGACAGTCGTGTGAGCTCCCCATCTTGGGAGGATGGGACAACTCTTCAGCCACCCCCCGCCGAGGCCCTGCTGTTGCCCCATGGCCCCCTCCGGCCTGGCCCTCATCTCATCCCTATGGTGGGGCCTGTTCCCCACCCAGTGGCAGAAGATCTTACCACCACCTATACCCAGAAGGCCAAACAAGCCA aGCTACAAAGGGCAGAGAGCCTCCAAGAGAGGAGTGTGAAGGAGGCCAAGACCAAATGCCGGACGATTGCATCCCTGCTCACCgcagcccccaacccccactccaAGGGGGTACTGATGTTTAAGAAACGTCGGCAGAGAGCCAAGAAGTACACCCTAGTGAGCTTTGGGGCTGCCGCGGGGACCGGCGCTGAGGAGGAGGACGGCTTGCCTCCAACCAGTGAGTCCGAGCTGGACGAAGAGGCTTTCTCCGACGCCCGCAGCCTCACCAACCAGACCGACTGGGACAGCCCCTACCTGGACATGGAGCTAGCCAGGCCGAGCTCAGGCACAGCAGAGAGCCCGGGGCTGGGAGGGCAGCTGAGTGAGGCCTCCGGGCGAGGGGCCCAACTCTTTGAACAGCAGCGCCAGCGCACAGCCTCCATCACCCAGCAGCTGGCCCAGGAAGGTCCAGCGGCCACGCTCAACGGGCAGGGCCTGCAGTCTCCACCTCGGCCACAAAGCGCTCCGCCAGAGGCGGCTGTGCTCCCACCCAGCCCTTCGCCAGCCCCTGTAGCCAGCCCCAGACCTTTCCTCGCTGGCTGTGGAACCTCTACCTCAGCTCCAAGCATCTTTAACCGTTCAGCTAGGCCCTTTACTCCCGGCTTACAAGGGCAGCGGTCAGGTACCACCTCGGTTATTTTCCGGCCCCTAGCTCCCAAGAGGGCAAATGAGAGCCTGGGAGGCCTCAGCTCCGCCCCACCGCCTTTCCTGTCTCCTCCGCAGGGTACCACTCCTGTGCCCAGCTTCACTTCAGGGGTTCCCAGCCACGTGCCAGTCCCCGCTTCCCCCAGCACCCCACGCCCCTCCGGCCCCGTGACGGCCACCAGCTCCCTATACATCCCAGCCCCTAATCGTCCTGTTACACCAGGCGGGGCCCcagagccccccgcccccgctaGCGGAGCTGCCATGACCTCCACCGCTTCTATCTTCCTGTCGTCGCCTCTGCGACCTGCTGCGCGCCCAGAAGCGCCTGCCCTTAGCTCCGCGGCCCCTGAGCCCCCCAGCGCTCGGGAGCAACGCATCTCCGTGCCAGCTGCTCGCACGGGCATCCTCCAGGAGGCCCGGCGTCGGGGAACCAGAAGGCAGATGTTCCGGTCGGGAAATGAGGAGACGAAGAATTCGCCCAACCCCGAGCTGCTATCGTTGGTGCAAAACCTGGATGAAAAACCCCGGGCTGGGGGCGCGGAATCTGGGCCAGAGGAGGATGCTCTGAGCCTCGGGGCTGAAGCCTGCAACTTCATGCAGCCACCAGGGGGCAGGAGTTACAAGACGTTGCCTCACGTGACAGCTAAAACCCCGCCTCCAATGGCCCCCAAGACCCCACCCCCTACGGCTCCTAAGACTCCACCCCCAGTGGCTCCTAAGCCCCCTTCTCGAGGGTTCCTCGATGGGTTAGTGAACGGGGCGGCCCCTTCGGCTGGAATCCCTGAAACACCAAGGcttcaggggaggggaggggagctgtTTGCCAAACGTCAGAGCCGAGCGGACAGGTATGTGGTGGAAGCTCCACCTGGTCCTGGCCTTGGCCCTCGGCCCAGAAGCCCTTCTCCTACCCCCTCACTGCCCTCTTCCTGGAAATATTCACCCAATATACGTGCCCCACCTCCAATTGCTTACAACCCACTGCTCTCACCCTTTTTCCCTCAAGCTGCCCGAACTCTCCCTAGTAAGACCCAATCCCAAGGGCCTCGGGCAGCCCCTAAACAGGGCATTAAGGCTCTGGATTTCATGCGGCACCAGCCCTACCAACTTAAAACTGCCATGTTCTGTTTTGATGAGGTTCCCCCGACTCCTGGACCCACCTCCTCAGGGCCTCCCAAAACTGCCAGAGTCCAGGAGATCCGCCGATTTTCAACTCCAGCGCCGCAGCCCACTGCGGAACCCCTGGCCCCCACTGTGCTCGCCCCCAGAGCAGCCACTACATTGGATGAGCCCATCTGGAGGACAGAGCTGGCCTCAGCCCCTGTCCTtagcccaccccctcctccagagTCTCCCAGAGGTCTTGGGacctcccccagctcctgtgGCTTCCAAGTAGCCAGGCCCCGGTTCTCAGCTACCAGAACAGGGTTGCAGGCTCATGTGTGGAGGCCTGGGGCAGGCCACCACTGA
- the SYNPO2L gene encoding synaptopodin 2-like protein isoform X4, translated as METFEPISQEPLSQASCDKAPNPVPELQDSFYAELQRAESLQERSVKEAKTKCRTIASLLTAAPNPHSKGVLMFKKRRQRAKKYTLVSFGAAAGTGAEEEDGLPPTSESELDEEAFSDARSLTNQTDWDSPYLDMELARPSSGTAESPGLGGQLSEASGRGAQLFEQQRQRTASITQQLAQEGPAATLNGQGLQSPPRPQSAPPEAAVLPPSPSPAPVASPRPFLAGCGTSTSAPSIFNRSARPFTPGLQGQRSGTTSVIFRPLAPKRANESLGGLSSAPPPFLSPPQGTTPVPSFTSGVPSHVPVPASPSTPRPSGPVTATSSLYIPAPNRPVTPGGAPEPPAPASGAAMTSTASIFLSSPLRPAARPEAPALSSAAPEPPSAREQRISVPAARTGILQEARRRGTRRQMFRSGNEETKNSPNPELLSLVQNLDEKPRAGGAESGPEEDALSLGAEACNFMQPPGGRSYKTLPHVTAKTPPPMAPKTPPPTAPKTPPPVAPKPPSRGFLDGLVNGAAPSAGIPETPRLQGRGGELFAKRQSRADRYVVEAPPGPGLGPRPRSPSPTPSLPSSWKYSPNIRAPPPIAYNPLLSPFFPQAARTLPSKTQSQGPRAAPKQGIKALDFMRHQPYQLKTAMFCFDEVPPTPGPTSSGPPKTARVQEIRRFSTPAPQPTAEPLAPTVLAPRAATTLDEPIWRTELASAPVLSPPPPPESPRGLGTSPSSCGFQVARPRFSATRTGLQAHVWRPGAGHH; from the exons ATGGAGACTTTTGAGCCCATCAGCCAAGAGCCCCTCAGCCAAGCCAGCTGCGACAAAGCCCCAAACCCAGTTCCTGAGCTCCAGGACTCGTTCTATGCAG aGCTACAAAGGGCAGAGAGCCTCCAAGAGAGGAGTGTGAAGGAGGCCAAGACCAAATGCCGGACGATTGCATCCCTGCTCACCgcagcccccaacccccactccaAGGGGGTACTGATGTTTAAGAAACGTCGGCAGAGAGCCAAGAAGTACACCCTAGTGAGCTTTGGGGCTGCCGCGGGGACCGGCGCTGAGGAGGAGGACGGCTTGCCTCCAACCAGTGAGTCCGAGCTGGACGAAGAGGCTTTCTCCGACGCCCGCAGCCTCACCAACCAGACCGACTGGGACAGCCCCTACCTGGACATGGAGCTAGCCAGGCCGAGCTCAGGCACAGCAGAGAGCCCGGGGCTGGGAGGGCAGCTGAGTGAGGCCTCCGGGCGAGGGGCCCAACTCTTTGAACAGCAGCGCCAGCGCACAGCCTCCATCACCCAGCAGCTGGCCCAGGAAGGTCCAGCGGCCACGCTCAACGGGCAGGGCCTGCAGTCTCCACCTCGGCCACAAAGCGCTCCGCCAGAGGCGGCTGTGCTCCCACCCAGCCCTTCGCCAGCCCCTGTAGCCAGCCCCAGACCTTTCCTCGCTGGCTGTGGAACCTCTACCTCAGCTCCAAGCATCTTTAACCGTTCAGCTAGGCCCTTTACTCCCGGCTTACAAGGGCAGCGGTCAGGTACCACCTCGGTTATTTTCCGGCCCCTAGCTCCCAAGAGGGCAAATGAGAGCCTGGGAGGCCTCAGCTCCGCCCCACCGCCTTTCCTGTCTCCTCCGCAGGGTACCACTCCTGTGCCCAGCTTCACTTCAGGGGTTCCCAGCCACGTGCCAGTCCCCGCTTCCCCCAGCACCCCACGCCCCTCCGGCCCCGTGACGGCCACCAGCTCCCTATACATCCCAGCCCCTAATCGTCCTGTTACACCAGGCGGGGCCCcagagccccccgcccccgctaGCGGAGCTGCCATGACCTCCACCGCTTCTATCTTCCTGTCGTCGCCTCTGCGACCTGCTGCGCGCCCAGAAGCGCCTGCCCTTAGCTCCGCGGCCCCTGAGCCCCCCAGCGCTCGGGAGCAACGCATCTCCGTGCCAGCTGCTCGCACGGGCATCCTCCAGGAGGCCCGGCGTCGGGGAACCAGAAGGCAGATGTTCCGGTCGGGAAATGAGGAGACGAAGAATTCGCCCAACCCCGAGCTGCTATCGTTGGTGCAAAACCTGGATGAAAAACCCCGGGCTGGGGGCGCGGAATCTGGGCCAGAGGAGGATGCTCTGAGCCTCGGGGCTGAAGCCTGCAACTTCATGCAGCCACCAGGGGGCAGGAGTTACAAGACGTTGCCTCACGTGACAGCTAAAACCCCGCCTCCAATGGCCCCCAAGACCCCACCCCCTACGGCTCCTAAGACTCCACCCCCAGTGGCTCCTAAGCCCCCTTCTCGAGGGTTCCTCGATGGGTTAGTGAACGGGGCGGCCCCTTCGGCTGGAATCCCTGAAACACCAAGGcttcaggggaggggaggggagctgtTTGCCAAACGTCAGAGCCGAGCGGACAGGTATGTGGTGGAAGCTCCACCTGGTCCTGGCCTTGGCCCTCGGCCCAGAAGCCCTTCTCCTACCCCCTCACTGCCCTCTTCCTGGAAATATTCACCCAATATACGTGCCCCACCTCCAATTGCTTACAACCCACTGCTCTCACCCTTTTTCCCTCAAGCTGCCCGAACTCTCCCTAGTAAGACCCAATCCCAAGGGCCTCGGGCAGCCCCTAAACAGGGCATTAAGGCTCTGGATTTCATGCGGCACCAGCCCTACCAACTTAAAACTGCCATGTTCTGTTTTGATGAGGTTCCCCCGACTCCTGGACCCACCTCCTCAGGGCCTCCCAAAACTGCCAGAGTCCAGGAGATCCGCCGATTTTCAACTCCAGCGCCGCAGCCCACTGCGGAACCCCTGGCCCCCACTGTGCTCGCCCCCAGAGCAGCCACTACATTGGATGAGCCCATCTGGAGGACAGAGCTGGCCTCAGCCCCTGTCCTtagcccaccccctcctccagagTCTCCCAGAGGTCTTGGGacctcccccagctcctgtgGCTTCCAAGTAGCCAGGCCCCGGTTCTCAGCTACCAGAACAGGGTTGCAGGCTCATGTGTGGAGGCCTGGGGCAGGCCACCACTGA